One segment of Desulfonauticus submarinus DNA contains the following:
- a CDS encoding D-alanine--D-alanine ligase family protein, translated as MRILLIAGGWSSEKEVSLAGAKEIKKSLLSLGHEVTLFNLTPNLNELIKYAKNHDFAFINLHGSPGEDGTIQALLEDLKIPYQGSRPFPSFLCLNKLFFKQILLNHNLPTPKWTLYKKDLEHFSFPSEFPLIIKPNLGGSSVGIKIIKNQQEFLNLKLNPETEYLIEEFIQGTELTCGVLGQEALPPVLIKPNKSFFFDYTSKYEPNGAEEICPAPIENSLTQTLQELALKVHTLFGLSDYSRTDFMLDKKGNIYILEVNTLPGMTPTSLLPKEAQAIGLNFSQLIKRLLELGLEKNK; from the coding sequence GTGCGTATTCTTTTAATTGCTGGCGGATGGTCTAGTGAAAAAGAAGTCTCTTTAGCAGGAGCAAAAGAAATCAAAAAATCACTTTTGTCTTTAGGACATGAGGTAACCCTATTTAATCTCACTCCTAATTTAAATGAGCTTATAAAATACGCTAAAAATCATGACTTTGCCTTTATCAACTTACACGGGAGTCCAGGAGAAGATGGGACAATTCAAGCACTTTTAGAAGACCTAAAAATCCCCTATCAGGGCTCTAGACCATTTCCTTCGTTTTTATGCTTAAATAAACTATTCTTTAAACAAATTCTTTTAAATCACAACTTACCTACTCCTAAATGGACATTATATAAAAAAGATTTAGAACATTTTTCCTTTCCTAGCGAGTTCCCACTTATCATAAAACCAAATTTAGGAGGTTCTAGTGTAGGTATAAAAATAATAAAAAACCAACAAGAATTTTTGAACCTAAAACTAAATCCAGAAACTGAGTATCTCATAGAAGAATTTATTCAAGGAACAGAGCTTACTTGTGGGGTTCTAGGTCAGGAAGCCCTCCCTCCAGTACTTATAAAACCCAATAAATCTTTCTTTTTTGACTACACCAGCAAATACGAACCAAATGGTGCAGAAGAAATTTGCCCTGCTCCTATTGAAAATAGCTTAACCCAGACTTTACAGGAATTAGCTCTTAAGGTACATACTCTTTTTGGATTAAGCGATTATAGTCGTACAGATTTTATGTTAGATAAAAAAGGAAATATCTATATCCTTGAAGTAAATACCCTTCCTGGAATGACACCAACAAGCCTTCTTCCTAAAGAAGCACAGGCAATAGGTTTAAATTTTTCTCAATTAATCAAGCGTCTATTGGAGCTTGGGCTTGAAAAAAATAAATAA
- a CDS encoding HD domain-containing protein — translation MRTLPNFPLQSGWKIPTENECKKIWSIYKMPEHIQKHSLLVGNLAKEIIKLGKNKLSLINEHLAYASGLLHDIGKNYTIKHGGAHSQLGASIVLSHFLNPALAQAVLHHVYWPYEVNIKKHFLPLLIIYSDKRAKHDKLVSIEERFEDLFIRYGTSQQKIELIKKSKIQALAIEQQLSDLLEVNLSAYSFNCWRMV, via the coding sequence ATGAGAACACTGCCCAATTTTCCTTTACAGTCAGGTTGGAAAATACCAACAGAAAATGAGTGCAAAAAAATCTGGTCTATTTATAAAATGCCAGAACATATTCAAAAGCACTCCCTTTTGGTTGGGAATTTAGCCAAAGAAATTATAAAACTAGGCAAAAACAAGCTTTCCCTTATTAATGAGCATCTTGCTTATGCATCTGGCCTTTTGCATGATATAGGCAAAAACTATACTATCAAGCATGGTGGAGCACACAGCCAGCTAGGAGCAAGCATTGTGCTTTCTCATTTTTTAAACCCAGCTCTAGCTCAGGCAGTGCTTCATCATGTTTATTGGCCTTATGAAGTAAACATAAAGAAACACTTTTTGCCGCTTTTAATTATTTATAGTGATAAACGCGCTAAACATGACAAACTAGTTTCCATAGAAGAACGCTTTGAAGACCTATTTATTCGCTACGGAACTAGCCAGCAAAAAATTGAACTAATTAAAAAATCTAAAATACAGGCATTAGCAATAGAACAACAACTCAGTGATTTATTGGAGGTAAATTTAAGTGCGTATTCTTTTAATTGCTGGCGGATGGTCTAG
- the icd gene encoding NADP-dependent isocitrate dehydrogenase, translating into MKVETVYFIAGDGIGPEVMTVAIKVIKEALKIHNFEKKIKWQELLAGEKAFQQTGSYLPEETLKILKQARFAVKGPLTTPIGKGFRSLNVTLRQTFDLYACIRPIRYFQGISSPVKHPEKVNMIIFRENTEDVYAGIEWPANSNEAKKIISFLEKEFQINLNPSAGIGLKPMTEQGSKRLIKKAIEYALIHNKKSITLVHKGNIMKYTEGAFRDWGYKLAKQEFSNSIITEQEAKQGKQGIILKDRIADAMFQEVLLRPEEYDVIATTNLNGDYLSDALAAQVGGLGIAPGVNMGDSLALYEPTHGTAPSIAGQDKANPCSMILSMAMMLEHMGFKQVAQHIEKAIEKTILQKTVTIDLASQMKEAKVVGCKEFGDRVIANLEQ; encoded by the coding sequence GTGAAGGTGGAAACTGTTTATTTTATTGCTGGTGATGGTATTGGCCCAGAAGTAATGACTGTGGCTATAAAAGTAATTAAAGAAGCATTAAAAATTCATAATTTTGAAAAAAAAATTAAATGGCAAGAACTTTTAGCAGGAGAAAAAGCTTTTCAACAAACAGGTAGTTATTTACCAGAAGAAACTCTTAAAATTCTTAAACAAGCCCGTTTTGCAGTAAAAGGCCCTCTTACCACTCCTATTGGCAAAGGATTTAGAAGTTTAAATGTAACTTTAAGGCAAACTTTTGACCTTTATGCCTGTATTAGACCTATCCGCTACTTTCAAGGAATATCTAGCCCTGTAAAACACCCAGAAAAGGTAAATATGATTATTTTTAGAGAAAACACAGAAGACGTATATGCAGGAATAGAGTGGCCTGCCAACTCAAACGAAGCCAAAAAAATAATTTCTTTTTTAGAAAAAGAATTTCAAATCAATTTAAATCCTAGTGCTGGAATCGGGTTAAAGCCAATGACAGAACAAGGCTCTAAAAGACTCATAAAAAAAGCTATTGAATATGCTCTAATTCATAATAAAAAATCTATAACCCTTGTACACAAAGGAAATATAATGAAATACACAGAAGGTGCATTTAGAGACTGGGGATATAAACTAGCAAAACAAGAATTTTCCAACAGCATAATTACAGAACAAGAAGCAAAACAAGGGAAACAAGGAATTATATTAAAAGACAGAATTGCTGATGCAATGTTTCAAGAAGTCTTATTGCGGCCTGAAGAATATGATGTAATTGCCACTACTAACTTAAATGGAGACTATCTGTCTGATGCTTTAGCCGCTCAAGTAGGCGGACTGGGAATCGCTCCTGGAGTGAACATGGGAGACTCGCTTGCCTTATATGAACCAACACATGGCACTGCTCCTTCTATTGCTGGCCAAGATAAAGCAAACCCTTGTAGTATGATTCTAAGTATGGCTATGATGTTAGAACATATGGGTTTTAAACAAGTTGCCCAGCATATTGAAAAAGCTATAGAAAAAACAATTTTACAAAAAACTGTTACCATAGATCTAGCTTCCCAAATGAAAGAGGCAAAGGTTGTTGGTTGCAAGGAATTTGGAGATAGAGTAATAGCTAATTTAGAACAATGA
- a CDS encoding ribbon-helix-helix domain-containing protein gives MPVSKIAITLDKELVKEVDLLVKSNLFPNRSKAIQEAVKEKLERLKRTRLAKECAKLDPGFEESMAEEGFSMEIEEWPKY, from the coding sequence ATGCCAGTTTCAAAAATTGCAATTACACTTGATAAGGAGTTGGTTAAAGAAGTTGATTTATTAGTAAAATCAAATTTATTTCCAAATAGAAGCAAAGCTATTCAAGAAGCTGTGAAGGAAAAATTAGAGAGACTAAAAAGAACTAGGTTAGCTAAGGAGTGTGCTAAACTTGATCCTGGGTTTGAAGAAAGTATGGCAGAAGAGGGATTTTCAATGGAGATAGAAGAATGGCCAAAATATTAA
- a CDS encoding type II toxin-antitoxin system PemK/MazF family toxin has protein sequence MAKILRGDICWADLNSVIGSEQGGFRPVLILSHDIFNEKSGTVIAMAITSQPQKAGFPLTFELSETQLPKKSWVKISQIRTLSVKRIRGKISSVSSEELELIIDGLNEIIGG, from the coding sequence ATGGCCAAAATATTAAGAGGAGATATTTGTTGGGCTGACTTAAATTCTGTAATAGGAAGCGAGCAGGGAGGCTTTCGTCCTGTTCTTATTTTAAGCCACGATATTTTTAATGAAAAGTCGGGCACTGTGATAGCTATGGCAATCACAAGTCAACCTCAAAAAGCAGGCTTTCCCTTAACTTTTGAGCTTTCAGAGACACAACTCCCCAAAAAATCATGGGTTAAGATAAGCCAAATTCGGACATTATCTGTCAAAAGAATTAGAGGTAAAATTTCAAGTGTTTCTTCTGAAGAGCTCGAATTAATTATAGATGGATTAAATGAAATAATTGGCGGTTAA
- a CDS encoding prepilin-type N-terminal cleavage/methylation domain-containing protein — MFKKTQIKKGFTLIEILIVVAIIGILAAIAIPQYAKYKKTSLQTVIEAQLTECANILGARYAENGTKNYNCQVFNNTVSLVLDDTSGQITVAGRGQIIYRENVFNCSITTVNHSSKTVCTPQ; from the coding sequence ATGTTTAAAAAGACTCAAATTAAAAAAGGATTTACCTTAATAGAAATATTAATAGTAGTTGCTATTATAGGAATTTTAGCAGCAATAGCTATTCCTCAATATGCCAAATATAAAAAAACATCTCTACAAACAGTTATAGAAGCACAACTTACCGAATGTGCCAACATTTTAGGCGCTAGGTACGCTGAAAACGGAACCAAAAACTATAATTGTCAAGTTTTTAATAATACTGTTTCTCTTGTGTTAGATGATACCTCAGGACAAATTACAGTAGCAGGAAGAGGACAAATTATCTACCGAGAAAACGTGTTTAATTGTTCTATTACCACTGTAAATCATAGCTCAAAAACTGTTTGTACCCCTCAATAA
- a CDS encoding prepilin-type N-terminal cleavage/methylation domain-containing protein, protein MNKEKGFTLIELLIVVAIIGILAAIAIPQFAKYKKRAAESGGEGALTSCITELAAAYTDNGTTQWPCAVGNGTTTLYMDDDTGLVWFDNAHTDNNGTFTIKNITVDCQIDHAQNSNKVGCTAQ, encoded by the coding sequence ATGAACAAAGAAAAAGGTTTTACCCTAATCGAACTCTTAATCGTTGTAGCCATCATTGGTATTTTGGCTGCAATCGCAATTCCACAATTTGCTAAGTACAAAAAAAGAGCAGCTGAATCTGGAGGAGAAGGTGCTCTTACAAGTTGTATCACCGAATTAGCAGCAGCTTATACAGATAACGGTACCACCCAGTGGCCTTGTGCAGTAGGTAATGGCACAACAACTCTTTATATGGATGATGATACTGGTTTAGTATGGTTTGATAACGCTCACACAGATAATAACGGAACTTTTACTATTAAAAACATTACTGTAGACTGTCAAATTGATCATGCTCAAAATAGTAATAAAGTTGGTTGTACAGCACAATAA
- a CDS encoding glycosyltransferase family 9 protein encodes MMSKNYIIIRFSSLGDTILTTGLIEYLGRIENKKTIIVTKKNFAPIFFHNPFIEKIYTLETSSIFELFNLFKTIKRKYKNIPILDLHVNLRSSFLSLLWQGKVYRYSKLSLQRRIFLLSKGKIKFKALNYSVPERYALTYFALNNIPKKIFLVPKIYLTQKEKIKAQKILKKLHLKSNNFVAIHPYASFKTKTWPQNYWLEYIDYIEKKHIPYIILGREKQILPVYNSYNLTNKTTLRETLALLNEAKIVLSTDSGPMHMAWALNKPLICLFGPSVPEWGFFPYGENVHIFQERNIKCRPCSLHGTSTCSYNLQCLKKISPFLISEATYTLYHKKDKDEDKI; translated from the coding sequence ATGATGAGTAAAAATTATATTATTATTAGATTTAGCTCTCTTGGAGATACTATTTTAACTACAGGCCTAATCGAATACTTGGGACGCATAGAAAATAAAAAAACCATCATAGTTACCAAAAAAAATTTTGCTCCCATTTTTTTTCACAATCCTTTCATAGAAAAAATTTATACTTTAGAAACTAGTTCTATTTTTGAATTATTTAATTTATTTAAAACAATAAAAAGAAAATATAAAAATATACCTATTTTAGACTTACACGTAAATTTAAGATCATCTTTTTTATCTTTACTCTGGCAAGGCAAGGTATATAGGTATTCTAAGTTAAGTCTTCAAAGAAGAATTTTTCTTTTATCAAAAGGAAAAATAAAATTTAAAGCATTAAACTACAGTGTTCCAGAAAGATATGCTTTAACTTATTTTGCATTAAACAATATTCCTAAAAAAATTTTTCTTGTTCCCAAAATATATCTTACACAAAAAGAAAAAATTAAAGCTCAAAAAATATTAAAAAAATTACATCTAAAATCAAATAATTTTGTGGCAATACATCCTTATGCATCTTTTAAAACAAAAACATGGCCCCAAAACTATTGGCTAGAATATATAGATTATATTGAAAAAAAACATATCCCTTATATTATTTTAGGAAGAGAAAAACAAATTCTGCCAGTTTACAATTCTTATAATCTTACTAATAAAACAACTCTTCGAGAAACCCTGGCACTTTTAAATGAAGCTAAGATAGTATTAAGCACAGATTCTGGTCCAATGCATATGGCTTGGGCTTTAAATAAACCTTTAATTTGTCTTTTTGGACCAAGCGTGCCTGAATGGGGATTTTTCCCTTATGGAGAAAATGTTCATATTTTTCAAGAACGTAATATTAAGTGTCGTCCTTGTTCGTTGCATGGCACATCTACTTGCTCTTATAATTTGCAATGTCTAAAAAAAATATCTCCTTTTTTAATTTCCGAGGCTACTTATACTCTATATCATAAAAAAGATAAAGATGAAGATAAAATATAA